A DNA window from Pyrus communis chromosome 3, drPyrComm1.1, whole genome shotgun sequence contains the following coding sequences:
- the LOC137728208 gene encoding non-functional pseudokinase ZED1-like: MPSKLLQLISKLPCLRRKERDIESSYYKNLRKLLEELIASCDRESNSIHCYSAGELMRATDNFHPSRFVKSDPWDEVEMFRGFLDGRSIFITKYMIRSSSWLNVDEIRSAAIRDIAISVQMSTHENVLKLLGCCLELPIPALVHEYASKGVLHHDGSLTGDKGRQLLLPWNTRLRIAKQIASAVTYLHTALPRPIIYRDLTPHCIFLDDDYTPKLSHFSHSITIPPNQLDVEDVPVHGILPYIDPVYLCSSRISEKSDVYSFGVILLVLFTGKNARSFVNREEGYNSIFEYVESYADEFETILGPKILEEVGGDEQVLQQLHDFLQLALSCTQYEIERRPYMTDVARELIRIDESTFPS, encoded by the exons ATGCCTTCAAAACTGCTGCAATT GATCTCAAAGCTGCCTTGCTtgagaaggaaggaaagagataTTGAGTCATCATACTATAAGAACCTGAGAAAATTATTAGAGGAACTCATTGCCTCTTGTGATAGAGAATCTAACTCTATTCACTGTTACTCTGCTGGTGAGCTCATGAGAGCAACCGACAACTTCCATCCATCTCGCTTTGTAAAAAGTGATCCATGGGACGAAGTCGAAATGTTCAGGGGATTTCTAGATGGCCGATCAATTTTCATTACAAAGTACATGATTAGGTCTTCCAGTTGGCTCAATGTGGATGAAATTAGGTCTGCGGCTATTCGTGACATTGCCATTTCAGTACAGATGAGCACCCATGAGAATGTTTTAAAACTATTGGGGTGCTGCTTAGAGCTTCCTATACCAGCTCTGGTGCATGAATATGCATCAAAGGGAGTTCTCCACCATGATGGAAGCTTAACAGGAGATAAAGGCCGTCAACTTCTATTACCATGGAATACTAGATTGCGTATTGCCAAGCAGATTGCTAGTGCAGTTACATATCTCCATACCGCTCTACCAAGGCCCATAATTTATAGGGATCTGACACCCCACTGCATTTTCTTGGACGACGACTATACTCCCAAACTCTCACACTTCTCTCACTCCATAACCATTCCTCCTAATCAATTGGATGTTGAAGATGTTCCCGTGCATGGAATATTACCATACATTGATCCTGTCTACCTCTGTTCTAGCCGCATCTCAGAAAAATCGGATGTCTACAGCTTTGGTGTGATTTTACTTGTATTATTCACCGGAAAAAATGCTCGCTCCTTTGTAAACCGGGAAGAAGGTTATAATTCAATTTTTGAGTATGTGGAATCGTATGCTGACGAGTTTGAAACAATTTTGGGCCCGAAAATATTAGAGGAGGTAGGGGGAGATGAGCAAGTACTGCAGCAGTTGCATGATTTCCTACAACTGGCATTGTCATGCACTCAATACGAAATTGAAAGAAGGCCATATATGACCGATGTAGCAAGAGAACTCATTCGAATTGACGAGTCAACTTTTCCTAGCTAG